From the Desulfosarcina sp. BuS5 genome, one window contains:
- the rodA gene encoding rod shape-determining protein RodA, giving the protein MFDRRLVQYFDWGLLCLTVIIGFIGLITLYSAVTAGISAPQKVLCVKQLIWYGIGLTAMIISFLFHYKALERWAGVIYVFCIILLISVLFFGRYVGGSRRWLTILSVSLQPSELVKIATIILLARYYSSLAKTTGLKMKDLFIPFILVAVPFILIVKQPDLGTAMLILLIAGSMTFFVKIERRTLIYITTFCGITVPSICFFLKEYQKQRILTFLDPDRDPLGTGYHIIQSKIAIGSGMLYGKGFLKGTQNAFSFLPEEHTDFIFSVLAEEWGFVGSAVLLFILFMLIVCGLNIAYGCRDSFGTILSVGITTMLTWEIFINIGMVAGIVPVVGVPLPFISYGGSSVLTVMISIGILMNVSMRRFMHS; this is encoded by the coding sequence ATGTTCGATAGACGCCTTGTGCAATATTTTGACTGGGGATTGCTCTGTTTGACTGTGATTATAGGTTTTATTGGGCTGATTACGCTTTACAGCGCTGTAACAGCGGGGATATCTGCTCCGCAAAAGGTTTTGTGTGTCAAGCAGTTGATATGGTATGGTATAGGTTTGACAGCCATGATTATCTCTTTCCTGTTCCATTATAAGGCCCTGGAACGTTGGGCTGGAGTAATTTATGTGTTTTGCATAATTCTTTTGATTTCAGTGCTCTTTTTTGGCAGATATGTCGGAGGATCAAGACGCTGGCTGACAATATTATCGGTTTCTCTTCAACCCTCCGAGCTCGTTAAAATAGCAACAATCATTCTCCTTGCAAGGTATTATTCTAGTCTGGCCAAAACAACCGGGTTGAAGATGAAAGATCTCTTCATACCTTTTATACTGGTTGCAGTACCTTTTATTTTAATAGTTAAACAGCCTGATCTTGGAACGGCGATGCTTATTCTTTTAATTGCCGGTTCTATGACTTTTTTTGTTAAGATTGAAAGACGGACACTTATCTATATTACTACTTTTTGTGGAATAACGGTCCCGTCTATATGTTTTTTTTTGAAAGAATATCAGAAGCAGAGAATTTTAACATTTCTGGATCCGGATCGAGATCCCCTGGGAACGGGCTATCATATTATTCAATCGAAAATTGCTATTGGTTCGGGAATGCTCTACGGCAAGGGGTTTTTAAAGGGAACTCAGAATGCATTTTCTTTTCTTCCGGAAGAGCATACGGATTTTATTTTTTCAGTGCTGGCCGAGGAATGGGGTTTTGTAGGTTCTGCTGTTCTTCTTTTTATTCTTTTCATGCTTATTGTCTGCGGGTTGAATATTGCGTATGGTTGCAGAGATTCGTTCGGAACGATTTTATCCGTGGGAATCACAACAATGCTGACTTGGGAAATATTTATTAATATCGGGATGGTTGCCGGAATAGTACCTGTTGTAGGGGTGCCTTTACCGTTTATCAGCTATGGCGGCTCATCAGTTTTAACTGTAATGATCAGCATCGGTATTTTAATGAATGTAAGTATGCGGCGGTTTATGCATTCATAG
- the mrdA gene encoding penicillin-binding protein 2, translated as MGSYLKTADSEWYHQRLSLAFFCIMAAFAILFVRLFYLQIIAGDEFRRLSENNCIRLQTIDPQRGLIFDRNGTLLVNNRPSFDLGIILKDAKPVENTINRLSSYTSIPFKELKEKIARTKCASYKPIILQKDIGRDLLARIEAHKFDLPGVVVDVKPRRHYIYRYSGTHIIGYLGEINSDELKAGQYTGCKSGDFIGRFGVEKTQGDFLRGKRGGRQVEVNAAGQVIRVLKTVDSKPGHNIYLTIDHVLQKKTEDLLNNRAGAVLAMIPSSGEILVMASSPSFDQNFFVSGMSHKEWDSLITNPFRPMENKAIQGEYPPASTYKIITAMAGLEEGVIDENTTFFCPGHYRYGNRVYRCWKRAGHGSVDVVKALAESCDVFFYQVGQKLGIDRLAWYAKACGLGSYTGINLDHEADGLVPTANWKKQRTGVSWQGGETLSVAIGQGYNLVTPLQMLILISAVANGGTLYKPLIIKAIETAEGEIVRKSAPLVAGKLPVSAKVMELVKKGLWKVVNDRKGTAWGSRLDGIEICGKTGTAQVVSRKKDDSLSEEERSFFLKPHAWFVAYAPSVDPEIAVAVIVEHGEHGSSIAAPIASEVIRTYFEGMTEETINNVR; from the coding sequence TTGGGTAGTTATTTAAAAACTGCTGATAGTGAGTGGTATCATCAGAGATTATCCTTAGCATTTTTTTGTATAATGGCTGCTTTTGCGATTCTCTTTGTCCGCCTTTTTTATCTTCAGATTATAGCCGGGGATGAATTCCGACGTCTTTCTGAAAATAATTGTATCCGCTTACAGACTATAGACCCCCAGCGGGGACTGATTTTTGACCGGAATGGGACCCTTTTGGTGAATAACAGACCGTCTTTTGATTTGGGCATAATATTAAAAGATGCAAAGCCGGTTGAAAATACAATAAACAGGCTCTCAAGTTATACATCTATTCCTTTTAAAGAGCTTAAAGAAAAGATCGCACGGACAAAATGCGCCTCTTATAAACCGATTATTTTACAAAAGGATATAGGGCGTGATTTGCTGGCTCGCATAGAAGCGCATAAATTTGATCTCCCCGGTGTGGTTGTGGATGTAAAACCGAGGCGGCATTATATTTATCGGTATAGCGGAACACATATTATAGGATATTTGGGAGAAATTAATTCTGATGAGTTGAAGGCCGGTCAATATACCGGATGCAAGAGTGGTGATTTTATAGGCAGATTCGGTGTTGAAAAGACTCAGGGCGATTTTTTAAGGGGTAAGCGCGGCGGCCGCCAGGTGGAAGTTAATGCTGCAGGTCAGGTGATAAGGGTTTTAAAAACCGTCGATTCAAAGCCCGGTCATAATATATATCTTACCATTGACCATGTCCTGCAGAAAAAGACGGAAGATCTTTTAAACAACAGGGCAGGCGCCGTTCTTGCTATGATCCCTTCTTCAGGAGAGATCCTGGTCATGGCCAGCAGCCCATCATTTGACCAGAATTTTTTTGTCAGCGGAATGTCCCACAAGGAATGGGATTCTCTGATTACAAATCCGTTCAGGCCGATGGAGAACAAGGCCATACAGGGCGAATACCCCCCGGCTTCGACTTATAAGATAATTACGGCCATGGCCGGCCTTGAGGAGGGTGTTATAGATGAGAATACCACCTTTTTTTGTCCTGGTCATTACCGGTACGGTAATCGTGTTTACAGGTGCTGGAAAAGAGCGGGACATGGTTCCGTAGATGTGGTAAAGGCTCTTGCCGAGTCTTGTGACGTGTTTTTTTATCAGGTAGGCCAGAAGCTCGGGATAGACAGGTTGGCCTGGTATGCAAAAGCATGCGGGCTCGGATCCTACACGGGTATTAATCTTGACCACGAAGCGGATGGGCTTGTCCCGACGGCAAACTGGAAAAAACAGCGTACCGGTGTTTCATGGCAGGGTGGAGAGACCCTTTCAGTGGCTATAGGACAGGGGTACAATCTTGTTACACCTTTACAAATGCTGATTTTAATTTCGGCTGTAGCTAATGGTGGAACACTATACAAGCCGCTGATTATAAAAGCAATAGAAACTGCTGAAGGGGAGATCGTAAGGAAAAGTGCGCCTCTTGTCGCCGGAAAGCTGCCTGTTTCAGCCAAAGTAATGGAGTTGGTAAAAAAGGGTTTGTGGAAAGTTGTTAACGATAGAAAAGGAACGGCCTGGGGGTCCAGATTGGACGGCATAGAAATTTGTGGAAAAACAGGGACCGCCCAGGTAGTCAGTCGTAAAAAAGATGATTCCTTAAGTGAAGAGGAGCGGTCTTTTTTTCTGAAGCCCCATGCCTGGTTTGTGGCGTATGCACCCTCGGTTGATCCGGAAATAGCTGTTGCCGTAATCGTTGAACATGGTGAACATGGGTCGAGCATTGCTGCTCCAATTGCCAGTGAGGTCATCAGGACGTATTTCGAGGGGATGACGGAGGAGACTATCAATAATGTTCGATAG
- the mreC gene encoding rod shape-determining protein MreC, translating to MFSKKTVVIIGLIIMIVANIVALSITSRYPFHEYGRLSIFIMAPFQDAISNSLKFLESIWNNYFNLISVANENRMLKKELSNAIERNNFCYEAELSNIRLRHLLNFKKTLTDEVIAAEVIGKDPSAWFQTIIIDKGNADGILRGLPVVVPDGIAGQVTDVAEHYSKVLLITDGNSAVDTLVQRTRARGLLQGGRSGLCILKYALRKEDVVPRDTVVTSGLDGVFPKGLRIGYVSKVIKRNSGLFQEVDVTPYVDFEKLEEVMVILNKTNLTGIETDVKD from the coding sequence ATGTTCTCAAAAAAAACGGTTGTGATTATTGGCTTGATTATTATGATTGTCGCCAACATCGTAGCTCTTTCCATTACCAGCCGTTATCCTTTTCATGAATATGGCCGCCTTTCTATTTTTATCATGGCCCCTTTCCAGGATGCCATTTCAAACTCTCTGAAGTTTCTCGAAAGCATTTGGAATAATTACTTTAATCTTATCTCAGTGGCTAACGAGAATAGGATGCTGAAAAAAGAATTAAGCAATGCCATAGAAAGAAATAATTTTTGTTATGAAGCGGAACTTTCAAATATACGTCTCCGCCACCTTCTTAATTTTAAAAAAACTTTAACCGATGAGGTCATTGCAGCCGAAGTAATCGGAAAAGACCCATCAGCATGGTTCCAAACCATTATTATCGACAAAGGTAATGCTGATGGAATCTTAAGGGGTCTGCCGGTGGTAGTCCCGGATGGTATTGCAGGACAGGTTACAGATGTAGCGGAACATTATTCTAAAGTTCTTCTGATTACAGACGGAAATAGTGCTGTGGATACGCTCGTGCAAAGAACAAGGGCTCGCGGGCTGCTTCAAGGTGGTCGATCGGGTCTCTGTATCCTCAAATATGCATTGCGCAAGGAAGATGTAGTCCCTCGGGATACTGTAGTGACGTCGGGGCTTGACGGTGTTTTTCCAAAAGGGCTTCGTATTGGATATGTTTCTAAAGTTATAAAACGAAATTCAGGTCTTTTTCAGGAGGTCGATGTTACACCCTATGTTGACTTTGAAAAGCTTGAAGAGGTTATGGTCATATTAAATAAGACCAATCTTACCGGGATAGAAACGGATGTTAAAGACTGA
- a CDS encoding rod shape-determining protein — MNFFVDSVLGFFSSDLAIDLGTANTLLYVKGKGIVLSEPSVVAVRTDERTRNRVLAVGNEAKNMLGRTPGNIIAIRPMRDGVIADFEVTEAMLRHFIHKVHNRRSFVRPRIIIAVPSGITQVEKRAVKESAESAGAREVFLIEEPMAAAIGAGLPITEPICNMIVDIGGGTTEVAVISLAGIVFSRSIRVAGDKMDASIIQHIKRKYNLLIGERTAEIIKTTIGNAYPDTQNLETIEVKGRDLASGIPKILTIDSEEIRVAISEQIDAIVDTVKIALEQTPPELAADIVDTGIVLTGGGALLKNLDKLLREETSLPITVTDDPLSTVALGSGKAIDSMEILRQVVIY; from the coding sequence ATGAATTTTTTTGTAGATAGTGTTCTGGGCTTTTTTTCGAGCGATCTTGCTATAGATCTTGGAACTGCAAATACACTTCTTTATGTCAAGGGCAAAGGTATTGTGTTGAGTGAGCCTTCGGTAGTTGCTGTACGGACAGATGAAAGAACCAGAAATCGTGTTCTTGCTGTGGGCAATGAGGCCAAAAACATGCTAGGCCGGACCCCCGGAAATATAATAGCCATACGCCCCATGAGGGATGGTGTGATTGCGGACTTTGAAGTTACCGAGGCGATGTTGCGTCATTTTATTCACAAAGTTCATAACAGAAGATCGTTTGTGCGGCCTAGAATTATTATTGCGGTTCCTTCGGGGATTACCCAGGTTGAAAAGCGGGCGGTCAAGGAATCAGCGGAATCTGCCGGTGCCAGGGAAGTCTTTTTGATTGAAGAGCCTATGGCCGCAGCTATCGGGGCCGGCCTGCCGATTACCGAACCAATATGCAATATGATTGTTGATATTGGGGGCGGTACCACCGAAGTGGCAGTGATTTCACTGGCAGGCATTGTTTTCAGCAGGTCCATAAGGGTTGCGGGCGATAAAATGGATGCTTCCATAATTCAGCATATCAAGAGAAAATACAATTTGCTGATCGGTGAAAGGACGGCCGAAATAATCAAAACTACAATAGGAAATGCATATCCGGATACACAGAACCTGGAGACGATAGAGGTTAAGGGGAGGGATCTTGCTTCCGGAATTCCCAAAATTTTAACGATAGATTCGGAAGAAATCAGGGTGGCTATTTCCGAGCAGATAGATGCTATTGTCGATACTGTTAAGATAGCACTTGAACAGACACCTCCCGAACTTGCCGCTGATATTGTCGATACGGGAATTGTGCTGACCGGAGGGGGAGCATTGCTCAAGAATTTGGATAAGCTTCTAAGGGAGGAGACCAGTCTGCCCATAACAGTTACAGATGACCCCTTATCTACGGTGGCCCTTGGTTCAGGCAAGGCAATCGACAGTATGGAAATCCTCAGGCAGGTTGTCATTTACTAA
- a CDS encoding serine hydrolase domain-containing protein: protein MMDQADTLMARGVAEGVFPGGVLLVSKDRKQLFCKAYGCADIFSKTPMTEETIFDLASLTKPLATTLAVMKLIERKKLFLGQSVASILPGFGDNDKKEITISNLLYHNSGLPDYREYYKDLRRLPENRRAAALRAYLVKEPLLYPAGKKTLYSDLGFMILGLIVENVSGRRLDRFTTEEIYAPLKLGNGSAESLFFVDLKMLGLDNDIFAATEVCPWRKILLKGAVHDDNAYALGGIAGHAGLFGSAGAVFKLLSFIMDIVHGHLVVPNLFDRNLMSEFLKRDDHAGRALGFDTPSSPASSSGLFFSKKSVGHLGFTGTSFWMDPERSVIIILLTNRVHPLRQNNKIKAFRPELHDAVMKKIL, encoded by the coding sequence ATGATGGATCAAGCTGATACTCTTATGGCAAGAGGCGTTGCGGAGGGAGTCTTCCCCGGCGGTGTTTTACTGGTTTCAAAAGATAGGAAACAGTTATTTTGCAAGGCATATGGTTGCGCGGATATTTTTTCCAAAACTCCCATGACCGAAGAGACAATCTTTGATTTGGCATCTCTTACCAAACCACTGGCTACCACTCTTGCCGTGATGAAGCTGATTGAACGGAAAAAATTATTTTTGGGTCAAAGCGTAGCCTCGATACTCCCCGGATTCGGAGATAATGATAAAAAAGAGATAACGATTAGCAATTTGCTCTATCATAATTCCGGTCTTCCTGATTACAGGGAATATTACAAGGATTTACGCAGACTTCCTGAAAACAGGAGGGCCGCGGCTTTAAGGGCTTATCTTGTAAAAGAACCATTATTGTATCCGGCCGGGAAAAAGACTTTGTATAGTGATCTCGGGTTTATGATACTGGGATTGATTGTTGAAAATGTATCAGGACGACGTCTTGACAGGTTCACGACTGAAGAGATTTACGCGCCCTTGAAACTTGGTAACGGCTCTGCTGAGAGCCTGTTTTTTGTTGATCTTAAGATGTTGGGGCTTGATAATGATATTTTTGCAGCCACTGAAGTATGCCCCTGGCGTAAAATTCTTTTAAAAGGTGCAGTTCATGATGATAATGCCTATGCATTAGGAGGTATTGCCGGACATGCCGGGCTTTTTGGCAGCGCGGGAGCTGTTTTTAAGCTGTTATCATTCATCATGGATATTGTTCATGGACATCTGGTTGTGCCGAATCTTTTTGATAGAAATTTAATGAGTGAATTTTTAAAGAGAGATGATCATGCGGGCCGGGCGCTTGGTTTTGATACGCCTTCCTCTCCAGCTTCCAGCAGCGGACTGTTTTTTTCGAAAAAGAGTGTCGGTCACCTCGGTTTTACAGGCACCTCCTTTTGGATGGATCCGGAACGTTCAGTGATAATTATTCTTTTAACCAACCGTGTGCATCCATTGCGCCAAAATAACAAGATCAAGGCGTTTCGGCCGGAATTGCATGATGCTGTTATGAAAAAAATTTTATAG
- a CDS encoding S66 peptidase family protein, producing MGKEALILPRRLAEGDLIGVAAPASPFDADEFASGAAVLEAMGLCVYIPGGIYRRSGYLAGSDSERAELLNGLFKNRQVKAIICARGGFGSSRLLQYLDYEAIKKNPKIFVGFSDITAILSALYTRCGLVTYHGPLVTSFGDADRVTRESLRAVLMSDKKILVKPKNGVVIKKGVAAGPVSGGNLSILCHMLGTSVQPEYNGHILFVEERGEAPYRIDRMLTHLKQAGCFESLAGLIIGSFEGCGDNNEVLKIFSDITRSFDFPVISGFEAGHGKTNITIPMGLAARLDTYKKTLAFSKAATSFAE from the coding sequence ATGGGAAAAGAAGCTCTTATTCTTCCACGTAGACTTGCCGAAGGCGATTTAATCGGAGTTGCTGCTCCGGCGAGCCCTTTTGATGCTGATGAATTTGCGAGCGGCGCGGCGGTTTTGGAGGCGATGGGGTTATGTGTTTATATTCCCGGGGGTATCTACCGGCGCAGTGGTTACCTGGCAGGTTCCGATTCCGAGCGGGCGGAGCTGCTGAACGGACTTTTCAAAAACAGGCAGGTTAAGGCGATAATTTGCGCCAGGGGCGGATTCGGTTCCAGCAGGCTTTTACAATATTTGGATTATGAAGCGATCAAGAAAAATCCGAAGATCTTTGTGGGGTTCAGTGATATAACCGCCATATTGTCAGCCCTGTATACAAGATGCGGGCTTGTTACCTATCACGGTCCGCTGGTAACAAGTTTCGGAGATGCCGACAGAGTTACCAGGGAGTCTTTGCGAGCTGTTTTGATGTCTGACAAGAAAATTTTGGTAAAACCGAAAAATGGTGTTGTAATCAAAAAAGGAGTTGCTGCAGGGCCTGTTTCAGGCGGTAATCTTTCGATCCTTTGTCATATGCTGGGCACTTCTGTTCAACCGGAGTATAATGGCCATATTCTTTTTGTTGAAGAGAGGGGTGAAGCCCCCTATAGAATCGACAGGATGCTGACCCATCTGAAACAGGCCGGTTGTTTTGAGAGCCTTGCAGGCCTTATTATCGGTTCATTTGAAGGTTGCGGCGACAATAATGAGGTGTTGAAAATTTTTTCTGATATAACCAGGTCTTTTGATTTTCCTGTTATTTCAGGATTTGAAGCAGGGCACGGCAAAACAAATATTACTATTCCTATGGGACTTGCCGCCAGGCTCGATACGTATAAAAAAACGCTCGCTTTTAGCAAAGCTGCAACAAGTTTTGCAGAATGA
- a CDS encoding SPFH domain-containing protein: protein MEYIGIGIVILVVIAFFKTVRIVPQKTAYVIERLGQYSRTLDAGFYILIPFLDKVSYKRSLKEEAIDVAQQNCITKDNVSIGVDGILYIQVVDAKRSAYGIEDYKYATSQIAQTTMRSIFGTFDLDETFKARDTINLKVVQAVDEASDPWGVKVTRYEVKDIEPPQSIIESMEKQMKAERDKRAVIAESEGEKQSEINRAEGKRQAMIAESEGEKQKRINEAEGKAAEIEKVAEATARGIAKIAMGIGKENGKDAVNLRIAEQYIKEFGNLAKQNNTMIIPTTLSDISGFVASAVKVIDTVKEKKEKIGALS from the coding sequence ATGGAATATATAGGAATAGGTATAGTAATTCTTGTTGTAATAGCATTTTTTAAAACAGTCCGGATTGTTCCGCAGAAAACAGCCTATGTCATTGAGAGGCTGGGGCAGTACAGCCGGACTTTGGATGCCGGTTTTTATATTCTGATCCCTTTTCTGGACAAGGTTTCATACAAACGCTCTTTAAAGGAGGAGGCCATTGATGTGGCTCAGCAGAACTGCATTACAAAGGATAATGTTTCAATCGGGGTGGACGGTATTTTATATATCCAGGTGGTGGATGCGAAAAGATCCGCTTATGGGATTGAAGATTATAAATATGCTACTTCCCAGATTGCGCAAACCACCATGCGGAGTATCTTCGGAACCTTTGACCTGGACGAAACCTTTAAGGCCCGGGACACTATCAACTTAAAGGTGGTTCAAGCTGTGGATGAGGCCAGCGATCCCTGGGGGGTAAAGGTGACCAGGTATGAGGTCAAAGATATAGAACCTCCCCAAAGTATTATCGAGTCAATGGAAAAACAGATGAAGGCAGAGCGGGACAAGAGGGCCGTGATTGCAGAATCGGAAGGTGAAAAACAGTCCGAAATAAACCGGGCAGAGGGTAAGAGACAGGCTATGATTGCAGAATCGGAAGGTGAAAAACAGAAGCGCATCAACGAGGCAGAAGGGAAAGCCGCGGAAATTGAGAAGGTGGCCGAAGCTACCGCCCGTGGTATAGCTAAAATCGCAATGGGGATTGGCAAGGAAAACGGCAAGGATGCGGTTAATCTTAGAATCGCTGAACAGTATATCAAGGAATTCGGCAATCTGGCCAAGCAGAATAATACAATGATAATTCCAACAACACTTTCGGATATTTCCGGGTTTGTCGCTTCCGCAGTTAAGGTGATAGACACCGTAAAAGAGAAAAAGGAAAAGATTGGCGCTTTAAGTTAA
- a CDS encoding NfeD family protein gives MGFAEISNEPAMVWFIIGLVCAVAEFILPGLIIIFFGIGAWCSALLLLVLDVSIFFQILIFILCSTLSLVFLRKRVSFKKEYAKDATEDFIGKRARAQESFTKGEFGKVFFKGTSWKAETLSENIIKNGDYVKITGQDSLTLLVESLKTEE, from the coding sequence ATGGGATTTGCGGAAATATCCAATGAACCAGCGATGGTATGGTTTATAATTGGCCTGGTATGTGCGGTGGCTGAATTTATTCTGCCGGGTCTTATTATTATTTTTTTTGGTATCGGGGCCTGGTGTTCTGCGCTGTTACTTCTGGTTTTAGATGTCAGCATTTTTTTTCAGATACTAATTTTTATTTTATGCTCAACATTATCGCTTGTTTTTTTGAGAAAAAGGGTATCGTTTAAAAAGGAATACGCAAAAGACGCTACAGAGGATTTTATCGGTAAAAGGGCCAGGGCCCAGGAGAGCTTTACAAAGGGAGAGTTCGGCAAGGTATTTTTCAAGGGCACATCCTGGAAGGCAGAGACCCTGTCTGAAAACATTATAAAAAATGGGGATTATGTTAAAATAACCGGGCAAGACAGCCTGACATTGCTTGTTGAGTCATTAAAGACTGAGGAATAA
- a CDS encoding DUF4126 domain-containing protein, producing the protein MDNLNEISKTIALSMGAGWASGINLYLAVLMLGLLEITGNISLPPDLQILSNPMVIGAAGLMYLVNFFADKTPGVDTGWDVIHTFIRIPAGALLAASAVGDVNPVVALAAAIAGGSIAAGTHAVKSGTRALINTSPEPFSNWTASITEDLAVIAGIWTALSYPWLFIALLVIFIVLMIWLLPKIWQGIKKVFSFIARFFQRDKEHQ; encoded by the coding sequence ATGGATAATTTAAATGAAATATCAAAAACAATAGCTCTTTCAATGGGCGCCGGGTGGGCAAGCGGCATTAATCTTTATCTTGCTGTTTTGATGCTTGGTCTGCTTGAGATAACCGGCAATATCAGCCTGCCCCCGGATTTGCAGATATTAAGCAATCCTATGGTGATCGGAGCGGCGGGTCTTATGTACCTTGTTAATTTTTTTGCGGATAAAACACCTGGGGTTGATACAGGATGGGATGTTATTCATACTTTTATCCGCATCCCTGCCGGTGCTCTACTTGCTGCATCCGCTGTTGGTGATGTTAATCCTGTTGTTGCACTTGCCGCAGCCATTGCAGGAGGGAGTATAGCCGCAGGCACGCATGCTGTTAAATCCGGAACCAGGGCGCTTATCAACACTTCTCCGGAGCCGTTTTCCAACTGGACAGCTTCAATAACGGAAGATCTTGCGGTTATTGCAGGGATATGGACTGCTCTTTCCTATCCATGGCTCTTTATCGCATTACTGGTTATTTTTATTGTGCTGATGATATGGTTGCTGCCAAAAATATGGCAAGGAATAAAAAAAGTTTTCAGCTTCATTGCGCGTTTCTTTCAAAGAGATAAGGAGCATCAATAG
- a CDS encoding TatD family hydrolase has protein sequence MKLFDSHCHLDDRIFKKDFDNLMQRAAEAGVEAVMIVGIDLDSSKKAVAMAKSNACFYASTGVHPHDAKSCSEKTIKDLVKIANDANVRAWGEIGLDFNRMYSPGDVQEKWFIRQLETADSLELPVIFHERDSNGRLLKILKSFFNHKRRGVVHCFSGSRDELGEYLDMGLYIGITGILTIKKRGAYLRDIVKDIPVERLLVETDAPYLTPAPEKNRTRRNEPAFVRSVLLKLAEVRKDDPESLAEKIWNNTCRLYGIDG, from the coding sequence ATGAAATTATTCGATAGTCATTGTCATCTTGATGACCGGATCTTTAAAAAAGATTTTGATAATCTTATGCAGCGTGCTGCTGAGGCAGGTGTTGAGGCCGTAATGATCGTCGGCATTGACCTGGACAGTTCGAAAAAAGCGGTTGCAATGGCTAAATCAAATGCGTGCTTCTACGCGTCGACTGGTGTTCATCCTCACGATGCAAAGAGTTGCAGCGAGAAGACAATAAAAGATCTTGTGAAAATTGCAAATGATGCGAATGTGCGGGCCTGGGGGGAGATCGGGCTCGATTTTAACAGGATGTACTCGCCCGGAGATGTTCAGGAAAAATGGTTCATAAGGCAGCTTGAAACAGCAGATAGCCTGGAGCTGCCTGTGATTTTTCATGAAAGGGACAGCAATGGCCGATTATTGAAGATTCTGAAGTCTTTTTTCAATCATAAGAGAAGAGGCGTTGTGCACTGCTTCAGCGGCAGCAGGGATGAACTGGGGGAGTATCTTGATATGGGATTGTATATCGGCATTACAGGTATACTTACCATAAAAAAACGGGGCGCTTATTTAAGGGATATTGTTAAAGATATACCTGTTGAAAGGCTTCTTGTAGAAACTGATGCCCCTTATTTGACCCCCGCCCCCGAGAAGAACCGCACAAGGAGAAATGAGCCTGCTTTTGTGCGGTCCGTTTTGCTTAAACTTGCGGAAGTAAGAAAAGATGATCCCGAATCGCTTGCGGAAAAAATTTGGAACAATACGTGCAGACTTTATGGGATTGACGGTTAA